From Pseudobdellovibrio exovorus JSS, a single genomic window includes:
- a CDS encoding choice-of-anchor D domain-containing protein, with the protein MKTKSYFHVVCLVSIPPTSTSFMAILFLALLAFNSACSKRASFNGTPAQLEVSTNKLEFSSLQAGEVERRTFQITNKGDTTASLKNWAQLENPFKILKPTEVASGVPLCGGDLAAHSSCHVVVEFRPESIGSFTQEFSAKFKSSLATETALSLNVKGQGIPAPAAVLTFDSGDLWDFGNQFVGSSQSKVISIHNTGTASAQILTTSFLNNPFSYLGGNFPGTGGTCSNTLTAGQSCTFAVVFNPSITGNFASQFLVQYHDSRQLQISSFDILGQGQNTLEATLGITEGSLLHFGYLDVGQTRVLSVTLNNSGGTDATSISASSLSGAFQFVGGNYPGTGGTCSATLAAGDSCVLRLVFSPTVSGFVSDSLTLNYTHTFGFRSLQLGLDGTGSSLLEAQLDFSLGSLFNFGSVDVNTIQNTTLTVTNTGDIEASFITPSPLSGSLSFLGNSFPGTGGTCGSTLAAGQSCIVLVSFAPLIGGLVSKTLSMQYFNGTQAATTSIVFTGTAIPKGILDTSFGTNGLTQLQIDVLQSVKSLEIQSDQKIVLASEISNGTHSDFALIRLNTNGSLDTTFGSSGLTRSDLGSASDDKLNSSTQQSDGKILLSGQSNNGIALARYNANGTLDTSFNSNGLISGVNGLLISLTNSSEAGYCAAVSSAGHITLVGELASGNNNSFAAQFTSGGAARLLTFGLLGYRTYDFGSGGDDGLKTSRSDSADRIVVSGYRMASGTKRALIARTHLAGNLDSSFGSNGVATADLSGTGHNNELFDFAFQSDGKIVAVGITNNASNNQDVVAIRLNSNGSFDSNFGSGGIVRLDLGSNVDSATSVAIDANGKILIAGNTQHNGNLAPAVIRLNSNGARDISFGNNGVFLQPFSGKDAYIYNVKIQSDGKIITAGRVEFEALVMRHLP; encoded by the coding sequence ATGAAAACAAAATCCTATTTTCACGTAGTTTGTTTGGTTTCAATACCTCCTACTTCTACCTCTTTCATGGCGATTTTATTTTTAGCCCTCCTTGCTTTCAACTCAGCCTGTAGTAAACGCGCTTCCTTTAACGGAACTCCCGCACAACTAGAAGTGAGTACAAACAAATTAGAATTTTCATCTTTGCAGGCTGGTGAGGTTGAAAGACGAACCTTTCAAATTACAAATAAAGGCGACACGACCGCTTCTTTAAAAAATTGGGCTCAGTTAGAAAATCCCTTTAAAATTTTAAAGCCAACCGAAGTCGCTTCAGGTGTTCCTCTGTGCGGAGGAGACTTAGCCGCCCACTCTTCGTGCCATGTTGTTGTCGAGTTCCGCCCCGAGAGTATCGGGAGTTTTACACAAGAATTTTCTGCAAAGTTCAAAAGTAGTTTAGCGACGGAAACGGCATTAAGTCTAAATGTTAAAGGCCAAGGTATTCCGGCACCGGCTGCAGTTCTTACATTTGACTCAGGAGACCTTTGGGACTTCGGTAATCAGTTCGTCGGCTCTAGTCAGTCGAAAGTTATTTCAATCCACAATACGGGAACAGCCTCGGCACAAATTTTAACGACCTCATTTTTGAATAATCCTTTTTCCTATCTAGGTGGAAACTTCCCTGGTACTGGCGGAACCTGCTCGAACACTTTGACGGCAGGTCAATCTTGTACTTTTGCAGTGGTGTTCAATCCCAGCATTACAGGAAACTTCGCTTCACAATTTTTGGTGCAATATCATGATTCACGCCAACTCCAAATCAGCTCTTTTGATATCCTCGGACAAGGGCAAAACACTTTAGAAGCCACCTTAGGTATTACAGAGGGATCTTTACTTCACTTTGGTTATTTAGATGTGGGACAAACTCGCGTCCTCAGCGTTACGTTGAATAACTCCGGTGGAACTGATGCCACATCGATTAGTGCTAGTTCCCTTTCAGGAGCTTTTCAATTTGTAGGTGGTAATTATCCTGGAACTGGAGGCACCTGTAGCGCCACTCTTGCTGCCGGTGACAGTTGTGTTTTAAGATTAGTTTTTTCTCCGACAGTATCTGGATTTGTGTCAGACTCCTTAACTTTAAATTACACGCACACTTTTGGATTTAGATCACTTCAGTTAGGTCTGGATGGAACAGGTTCTTCTCTTTTGGAAGCTCAACTTGATTTTTCACTGGGGTCTTTATTTAACTTTGGCTCTGTCGATGTCAACACGATACAAAATACCACTTTAACTGTAACTAATACTGGTGATATCGAAGCCTCTTTTATTACTCCGTCGCCATTATCAGGTTCACTTTCCTTTTTGGGAAATAGCTTCCCTGGCACTGGTGGAACCTGTGGATCTACCCTCGCTGCTGGCCAAAGTTGTATTGTTCTGGTTTCCTTTGCTCCGCTGATCGGAGGCTTGGTTTCTAAAACTCTGTCTATGCAGTATTTCAATGGAACTCAGGCGGCAACCACTTCTATCGTCTTCACCGGAACGGCTATTCCTAAAGGAATCTTAGATACCAGCTTTGGAACTAATGGATTAACACAGTTGCAGATAGATGTTTTGCAATCAGTTAAAAGCCTTGAAATTCAGAGCGATCAAAAGATCGTCTTGGCCAGTGAGATTTCCAATGGAACTCACAGCGACTTTGCTTTAATTCGTTTAAATACAAATGGCAGTCTAGACACGACTTTTGGAAGCTCAGGACTGACTCGTTCGGATTTAGGTTCGGCATCTGATGACAAATTAAATTCCTCTACACAACAAAGTGATGGAAAAATTCTGCTCAGTGGTCAATCGAACAATGGGATTGCTTTAGCTCGCTATAATGCCAACGGCACATTGGATACGAGTTTTAATAGCAATGGTTTAATCAGCGGAGTCAACGGACTTTTAATCAGTTTAACCAATAGCTCTGAAGCTGGATACTGTGCTGCTGTGAGTTCCGCTGGACATATTACCTTAGTGGGCGAACTCGCTAGTGGTAATAACAACAGCTTCGCAGCCCAATTTACCTCTGGCGGAGCCGCACGACTTCTGACCTTCGGATTACTAGGATATCGCACTTACGATTTTGGTTCGGGTGGCGATGATGGTTTGAAAACCTCTCGCTCTGACAGTGCCGATCGTATTGTTGTCAGCGGCTATCGTATGGCTTCAGGTACAAAGCGTGCCCTTATCGCCCGCACACATCTAGCAGGAAATTTAGACTCCTCTTTCGGAAGTAATGGAGTTGCCACTGCGGATCTGAGTGGGACTGGTCATAACAATGAACTTTTCGACTTCGCTTTTCAAAGTGATGGAAAAATCGTCGCTGTGGGTATAACGAACAATGCCTCGAACAATCAAGATGTGGTCGCTATTCGCCTGAACAGCAATGGTAGCTTTGACAGCAACTTTGGAAGTGGAGGCATTGTACGACTCGATTTGGGTAGCAATGTGGACAGCGCCACTTCTGTTGCTATCGATGCAAATGGAAAAATTTTAATTGCTGGAAACACTCAGCATAATGGCAATTTAGCTCCGGCTGTGATTCGTCTGAATAGCAACGGAGCCCGCGATATTTCGTTCGGCAATAATGGTGTCTTCTTACAACCTTTTTCGGGAAAAGATGCTTACATTTACAACGTAAAAATTCAGTCTGATGGAAAAATCATTACCGCAGGCCGAGTCGAATTTGAAGCTTTAGTTATGCGACATTTACCTTAA
- a CDS encoding response regulator yields the protein MSIARIEKKKILIVDNEPTLNEPLADFMIGLGIQIYQVPSLERALEHIRIQKPDLILLDYQLKSANGVSGLESLRQHKIKVPIIVMTRDTSPQTYRGIWSQEDVRDYFIKPLDCQSLLRSAQIVLEREPA from the coding sequence ATGAGTATTGCAAGAATTGAAAAGAAGAAAATCTTAATTGTCGACAACGAGCCGACTTTAAACGAGCCACTCGCTGACTTTATGATCGGATTGGGGATACAAATTTATCAGGTCCCCAGCCTAGAGCGCGCCTTAGAGCATATCCGCATCCAAAAGCCAGATCTTATCTTATTAGATTACCAGCTTAAAAGTGCCAATGGTGTCAGCGGTCTTGAAAGCTTACGACAGCACAAAATAAAAGTTCCTATTATTGTCATGACGCGTGATACATCACCCCAAACCTATCGTGGAATATGGTCTCAAGAAGATGTGCGTGATTATTTTATCAAACCTTTGGACTGTCAGTCCCTTCTGCGCTCGGCTCAAATCGTCTTAGAAAGGGAGCCCGCTTAA
- a CDS encoding methionine ABC transporter permease, whose translation MNEDNAAIIDEASTETLMSYLPEFAQASWETLQMLLFGLPVAVIFGGIIGTLLFLWRPSGLRENRILFFITGSVVNIVRSFPFVILLISVGPLTRVLTGTTIGPIAAAVPLSIAAIAYFARIVELALNDVPKGVIEASLSMGASIPRIVFDVLYTEARASLILGFTALTVSYISYSAAAGIVGGGGIGDLAIRYGYYRFQTDIMLVTVVTLIVLVQLIQFAGGRLAARYNRK comes from the coding sequence ATGAACGAAGACAATGCAGCCATTATAGATGAGGCGTCGACTGAAACTTTGATGAGTTACTTGCCCGAGTTTGCGCAGGCCAGTTGGGAAACACTCCAGATGCTGTTGTTTGGATTACCTGTAGCGGTGATCTTTGGTGGCATTATCGGAACTTTATTGTTTTTATGGCGCCCAAGTGGATTGCGTGAAAATCGAATTTTATTTTTTATCACGGGCAGCGTGGTGAACATCGTGCGCTCGTTTCCATTTGTGATTTTGTTAATTTCAGTAGGACCATTAACGCGCGTTCTGACAGGAACAACGATTGGTCCAATTGCGGCGGCGGTTCCTCTGTCGATAGCAGCGATTGCTTATTTTGCTCGTATTGTCGAATTAGCTTTGAACGATGTGCCTAAAGGAGTCATCGAAGCCAGTTTGTCCATGGGTGCGTCCATCCCAAGAATTGTCTTTGATGTTCTTTACACGGAAGCCCGTGCCTCTTTGATTTTGGGGTTTACGGCTTTAACCGTCAGTTATATTTCGTACTCGGCGGCGGCAGGCATTGTGGGTGGCGGTGGTATTGGTGATTTGGCTATTCGCTATGGCTATTATCGTTTTCAGACAGATATCATGTTGGTGACAGTGGTGACCTTGATTGTTTTGGTGCAATTGATTCAGTTTGCCGGAGGCCGTTTGGCGGCTCGTTACAATCGTAAATAG
- a CDS encoding response regulator, whose product MIFKSSSKNKILLLYVAGSFLLFIIFCFALIALNNYRVDTAALIDRYEFAKSLTDIDRMQKDAEISQLGFLLTNKRRYLAPYTEVDSQIWSNIEGLKKNGGTPAREQISLYEDSLKKKFNYMKESVSLRDEGLTDPLQVIFTGVGRRTSADLEVSYSNLLDDIKSDLDRAQQNAKKAAGSAEKLFYQVGILAFVIFTLAMWGVFRDARLRERHEEELLRAREMAVQASEFKTQFLSMMSHEVRTPLNAIIGMSELLEETPLNDKQKNYVGVFRKSGDMLLRIVNDILDLSKIEAGEMQLEPSWVELSVWLDEIQQMMLPRAEQKKIELVFENQLPVGLICQMDGNRLRQVVINLIGNAIKFTDKGEVRLQIMRPKSDQLCLVVADTGLGMTTAQMKRIFKPFQQADVSTARQYGGTGLGLFISKKILNLANATIHVESELGKRSRFTVVMPTVFKAQDVTAKPAPAAAAVDIEHFRQKSILIVDDVEDNRQLIQHYLAPAGMQITSGSDGQQALNLFEQQSFDVILMDMQMPVMNGSEAVQKIRQLEKEKKLRPTVIVALTAQAYESEREMCLKIGCNLYLSKPFKKKDLFSILDQAIRAKDNYEKQHISSQNS is encoded by the coding sequence ATGATTTTTAAATCCTCATCAAAGAATAAAATTTTACTTCTGTATGTGGCGGGAAGCTTTTTACTGTTTATTATTTTCTGTTTTGCTTTGATCGCTTTAAATAATTATCGTGTGGATACGGCAGCCCTGATTGATCGCTATGAGTTTGCAAAGTCTTTAACGGACATTGATCGCATGCAAAAAGATGCCGAGATCAGCCAGCTTGGTTTTTTATTGACGAATAAGCGCCGTTATCTGGCACCTTACACTGAAGTCGATTCGCAGATCTGGAGCAATATCGAAGGCCTTAAAAAAAATGGTGGTACGCCAGCTCGCGAGCAAATTTCATTGTATGAGGACTCGCTTAAGAAAAAATTTAATTACATGAAAGAGTCTGTCAGTCTGCGGGATGAAGGTTTGACGGACCCTTTGCAAGTCATCTTTACAGGTGTTGGTCGACGGACATCGGCTGACCTTGAAGTGAGCTATTCCAACTTATTAGATGATATTAAGAGCGATCTTGATCGAGCTCAGCAAAATGCAAAAAAAGCGGCGGGCTCTGCCGAAAAACTTTTTTATCAAGTGGGAATTTTGGCTTTTGTTATTTTCACTTTAGCTATGTGGGGTGTTTTTCGTGATGCCCGCCTGCGTGAACGGCACGAAGAAGAGTTGCTGCGTGCGCGTGAAATGGCTGTACAAGCTTCAGAATTTAAAACTCAATTCTTATCAATGATGAGCCACGAAGTGCGCACGCCGTTGAATGCGATTATCGGAATGTCTGAACTCTTAGAAGAGACGCCGTTAAATGATAAACAGAAAAATTATGTGGGTGTCTTTAGAAAATCAGGAGACATGCTTCTGCGTATTGTGAATGACATTCTGGATCTATCGAAAATCGAGGCTGGCGAAATGCAGTTAGAGCCTTCGTGGGTTGAGCTTTCTGTATGGTTAGATGAAATCCAGCAGATGATGTTACCTCGGGCGGAACAGAAAAAAATTGAGTTGGTTTTTGAAAATCAACTACCAGTAGGACTTATTTGTCAGATGGATGGCAATCGTCTAAGACAGGTTGTGATCAATTTAATTGGTAATGCGATTAAATTTACAGATAAAGGTGAAGTGCGCTTGCAAATTATGCGTCCTAAGTCTGATCAACTTTGTCTGGTGGTGGCAGATACGGGTTTAGGAATGACGACCGCTCAAATGAAAAGGATATTTAAGCCATTCCAGCAGGCCGATGTTTCTACGGCTCGCCAATATGGTGGGACAGGATTAGGGCTATTTATTAGTAAAAAGATATTAAATCTAGCAAATGCCACGATTCATGTGGAAAGTGAGTTAGGCAAAAGAAGTCGTTTTACTGTGGTGATGCCGACAGTATTTAAGGCACAAGACGTGACGGCGAAGCCCGCACCGGCGGCAGCCGCTGTGGATATTGAACACTTCAGACAAAAAAGTATCTTGATTGTAGATGATGTTGAAGACAACAGGCAGTTGATACAACACTATTTGGCTCCGGCTGGAATGCAGATCACTTCTGGTAGTGATGGGCAGCAAGCTTTAAATCTTTTTGAGCAACAGAGCTTTGACGTGATTTTAATGGATATGCAGATGCCTGTGATGAATGGTTCAGAGGCGGTACAAAAAATTCGTCAACTTGAAAAAGAAAAGAAGCTACGGCCCACAGTGATCGTGGCTCTGACGGCACAGGCCTATGAATCAGAGCGCGAGATGTGTCTGAAAATTGGCTGTAACTTGTATTTATCAAAACCATTTAAGAAAAAAGATCTATTTTCAATTTTAGACCAAGCGATTCGCGCAAAGGATAATTATGAAAAGCAACATATCTCTTCCCAAAACAGTTAA
- a CDS encoding Hpt domain-containing protein, translated as MKSNISLPKTVNVESELMHMLPRFLEARRENIHDLKVALSQSNWQKISDVGHILAGICGSFGFDELGELGREIEQLALQQNEPAIQERVQQMEQHMAEVKIIEV; from the coding sequence ATGAAAAGCAACATATCTCTTCCCAAAACAGTTAATGTCGAATCCGAGCTGATGCACATGTTGCCACGATTTCTAGAAGCTCGTCGTGAAAACATTCACGACCTTAAAGTGGCATTAAGTCAAAGTAACTGGCAAAAAATTTCAGATGTGGGTCATATCTTGGCGGGTATCTGTGGAAGTTTTGGATTTGATGAACTCGGCGAGCTTGGTCGCGAGATTGAACAGCTGGCTTTGCAGCAAAATGAACCCGCGATTCAAGAGCGGGTTCAGCAGATGGAACAGCACATGGCAGAAGTGAAAATCATCGAAGTTTAA
- a CDS encoding PAS domain S-box protein has protein sequence MNAELLAWQIGRNIRFYRNRFGLTQKEVCSRMKCDRRFYQRIEVGKARTTVATLNRIADILSVPVHDLMSVNKLVLDDEASLLLFDWNHVDTENTAIWYRNQQFEILKVNNSFSDLIGVTSEKIVGQKLFQFLSAENRDLSNILADCESKGLTNFYFSYFKEKDHSFPLQIHPIPCFKINGEYLGSLSFAVPIRSNPKIQQLLIPFIQHLFHYSPILMASK, from the coding sequence ATGAACGCAGAATTACTCGCTTGGCAGATCGGTCGCAACATTCGATTTTATCGAAATCGTTTCGGTCTGACACAGAAAGAAGTCTGCAGTCGGATGAAATGTGATCGTCGATTCTATCAAAGAATTGAAGTGGGAAAAGCACGCACGACAGTCGCCACTTTAAATCGTATTGCCGATATTCTTTCTGTTCCCGTCCATGATTTGATGTCAGTGAATAAGTTAGTCTTAGATGATGAAGCTTCTTTACTTCTTTTTGATTGGAACCACGTCGATACAGAGAATACCGCCATTTGGTATCGCAACCAGCAATTTGAAATTTTAAAAGTAAATAACTCTTTTAGCGATTTGATTGGTGTAACGTCTGAAAAAATTGTAGGACAAAAACTTTTTCAATTCCTTTCTGCAGAAAATCGCGATCTTTCCAATATTCTAGCGGACTGTGAATCAAAGGGTCTGACTAATTTTTATTTCTCTTACTTCAAAGAAAAAGACCACAGCTTTCCTCTACAGATCCATCCCATACCTTGTTTTAAAATCAATGGTGAATATCTAGGTAGTCTGTCTTTCGCTGTACCAATTAGATCCAACCCGAAAATTCAACAACTTTTAATCCCATTCATCCAACACCTTTTCCACTACAGTCCCATTTTGATGGCTTCAAAATAA
- a CDS encoding extracellular solute-binding protein, which translates to MKLVKNTLSAGLRFALLMAFTGVVFTGCTKKDSKQKVWIYTSLYKDTISDIQPKLEAQFPEINFQFYQAGSEEVAAKVQAEALAGSIQADILVSSDRFWYEDMAQQGKLLAYQPQNSEKVADFFKHPEHLYTTLSFPVMVIAYNSEAVSEAEAPKSFKELADTKWKDKVSSGSPLASGTNFTTVAFLADKYGWDYFSALRKNNFISEGGNSGVVRRLQSKERPVGVVLLENILRLKTSDPRIKFLIPSDGAVIQSNVLAIVKKPQDEARTEVVKKVTDWLFSSEGQQAMARSFMYPSVAGEKAPEGAPEFAEILKAAKPWSREFISTTMKDREEIKNKFSKIVF; encoded by the coding sequence ATGAAACTCGTAAAGAACACCTTGTCCGCAGGTTTACGCTTTGCTTTACTGATGGCTTTTACAGGTGTGGTCTTTACTGGCTGCACAAAGAAAGACAGTAAACAAAAAGTCTGGATTTACACTTCTTTATACAAAGATACGATCAGCGATATCCAACCCAAGTTAGAAGCCCAGTTCCCCGAGATCAACTTTCAATTTTATCAAGCCGGCTCTGAAGAAGTTGCGGCGAAAGTTCAAGCCGAAGCCTTAGCTGGATCTATTCAAGCGGACATCCTGGTTTCGTCAGATCGCTTCTGGTATGAGGATATGGCTCAGCAGGGTAAGCTCTTGGCCTATCAACCGCAAAATAGCGAAAAAGTTGCCGATTTCTTTAAACATCCTGAGCACTTATACACCACGCTGAGCTTTCCCGTTATGGTGATTGCCTACAATTCTGAAGCTGTTTCTGAGGCCGAGGCGCCAAAAAGCTTCAAAGAATTGGCGGATACAAAATGGAAAGATAAGGTTTCTTCTGGCAGTCCTTTAGCATCAGGAACCAACTTCACCACGGTGGCTTTTCTGGCAGACAAGTACGGCTGGGATTACTTCAGTGCTTTAAGAAAAAACAATTTTATTTCTGAAGGTGGCAATTCAGGTGTCGTTCGTCGCTTACAAAGTAAGGAACGTCCTGTCGGAGTTGTTCTTCTAGAAAACATCCTACGCTTGAAGACGTCAGACCCTCGCATTAAGTTCCTGATCCCCTCAGACGGAGCCGTTATTCAATCGAATGTTTTGGCTATCGTGAAAAAGCCGCAAGATGAGGCCCGCACGGAGGTTGTCAAAAAAGTAACAGATTGGCTTTTTAGCTCGGAAGGTCAGCAAGCCATGGCACGTTCGTTTATGTATCCCTCTGTTGCTGGTGAAAAAGCACCAGAAGGGGCTCCTGAATTTGCTGAAATTCTAAAAGCCGCGAAACCGTGGTCACGTGAGTTTATCTCGACAACGATGAAAGATCGCGAAGAGATCAAAAACAAATTTTCAAAAATCGTGTTCTAA
- a CDS encoding methionine ABC transporter ATP-binding protein, protein MFELKNINKSFQLPTGETFQVLKDFSLSVNKGEVFGLIGLSGAGKSTALRTFNLLEAPDQGQVIFKGKDISTIQDKELRLVRQKIGMIFQHFNLLSNKTVSENVALSLKIAGWKSAQIKPRVMECLELVRLQDKHDVYPNQLSGGQKQRVAIARSIANNPDLLLADEPTSALDPLTKNEILECLLRLNKALGLTVVISTHEMGLVKKLCQRVAIINGGQNLETLDVREGQIQPTSSFGKALLETI, encoded by the coding sequence ATGTTTGAATTGAAAAATATCAATAAATCTTTTCAGCTTCCTACAGGTGAAACTTTTCAAGTCTTAAAGGATTTTTCTTTATCAGTTAATAAAGGTGAAGTCTTTGGACTTATCGGTCTTTCTGGCGCAGGTAAATCGACCGCTTTACGCACATTTAATTTGCTAGAGGCTCCTGATCAGGGACAGGTCATCTTCAAAGGTAAAGACATTTCAACAATACAGGATAAAGAGCTGCGATTGGTGCGCCAAAAGATCGGAATGATCTTTCAACACTTTAATTTATTATCAAATAAAACAGTGTCCGAAAATGTGGCCCTATCGTTGAAAATTGCAGGTTGGAAATCAGCGCAGATTAAACCGCGTGTGATGGAATGTCTTGAGCTAGTCCGCTTGCAAGACAAACATGATGTCTACCCGAATCAGCTTTCGGGTGGTCAAAAGCAGCGAGTGGCTATCGCCCGCAGTATTGCAAATAATCCTGATCTTCTATTGGCTGACGAGCCGACCAGCGCTTTAGATCCGTTGACGAAAAATGAAATTTTAGAATGTCTTCTGCGTCTGAATAAGGCATTGGGTTTAACAGTGGTGATTTCAACTCATGAAATGGGTTTGGTTAAGAAGCTTTGTCAGCGGGTAGCTATTATTAATGGCGGACAAAATTTAGAGACCTTGGATGTGCGCGAAGGGCAAATTCAGCCCACATCAAGTTTTGGTAAAGCCTTATTGGAAACGATTTAA
- a CDS encoding DUF3750 domain-containing protein — protein sequence MRIELKIIHWSQTYLSDRPKNMTYSKILLLASLVLGVCFATSCSHTDWRTADRTSMGLAPLPEEEKEAIVHVYGARAINWRGNFSLHCWIATKAKDADHYVTYHVMGFRLDRTGTSVVIEQDIPDRRWFGAEVQLIEELRGAKAEAAIPKIQELAENYPNAGVYRAWPGPNSNTFVSHIIRHTPELGVELPSNAIGKDWIDNGDLVGFSESGTGVQLSALGALGVTLGLAEGIEVNLLGMSFGVDFWRPALKLPFVGRLGFKDAPVY from the coding sequence ATGAGGATAGAATTAAAAATTATTCATTGGTCACAGACCTATTTGTCAGATAGACCTAAAAATATGACATATTCAAAAATTCTTTTGCTGGCATCATTGGTTTTAGGAGTTTGCTTCGCCACTTCGTGTTCACATACAGATTGGCGCACGGCGGATCGCACGAGCATGGGATTAGCTCCACTTCCTGAAGAAGAAAAAGAGGCGATTGTCCATGTCTATGGTGCGCGGGCAATTAATTGGCGTGGGAATTTTTCACTTCACTGTTGGATTGCAACAAAGGCAAAAGATGCAGATCACTATGTCACCTATCATGTGATGGGATTCCGCTTAGATCGCACGGGAACTTCCGTAGTCATTGAACAGGATATTCCTGATCGTCGCTGGTTTGGTGCTGAAGTGCAGTTGATTGAAGAATTACGCGGAGCTAAAGCCGAAGCGGCGATTCCTAAAATCCAAGAGTTAGCGGAAAACTATCCGAACGCAGGTGTTTATCGTGCATGGCCCGGCCCTAACAGTAACACATTTGTTTCACACATCATTCGTCATACTCCTGAATTAGGAGTCGAGCTGCCATCGAATGCCATAGGGAAGGACTGGATTGATAACGGAGATCTGGTGGGCTTTTCTGAAAGTGGCACCGGAGTGCAATTATCTGCACTCGGCGCCTTGGGGGTCACATTAGGTTTAGCAGAAGGTATCGAAGTTAACTTGTTGGGTATGAGCTTCGGTGTGGATTTCTGGAGGCCTGCTCTGAAGTTGCCATTCGTCGGTCGCTTAGGATTTAAAGATGCTCCCGTTTATTGA
- a CDS encoding glycerophosphodiester phosphodiesterase — translation MRHLILFALLFSTFSAAAFQAPLIIAHRGASGYRPEHTLESYKLAIEMGADFIEPDLVMTKDKVLVARHENEISETTNVAEKFPSRKKTKTIDGQEITGWFTEDFTLKELKTLRAKERLEFRDQSFNGKFEVPTFDEILVFLKAESKKHKRVIGVYPETKHPSYFASIGLPMENAVVDALKKHDLNHEKSAVYLQAFELDILKKLKDLTPVSLVFLYGSPKESPYDFILAKDKRTFADLTKPAALKELAKTVHGIGPHKSYIIPTNSFGERLKPTTLVADAHAAGLVVHPYTFRKEEIFLPATYKGDAIAEYIEFFQQGVDGVFSDFTDQAIQAKKDFLKIKSSVKSNTKSHKNLNKESK, via the coding sequence ATGCGACATTTGATCCTGTTTGCGCTTTTATTTTCAACTTTTTCAGCGGCTGCATTTCAAGCGCCCTTGATCATCGCCCATCGCGGAGCTTCTGGCTATCGACCGGAGCATACTCTGGAATCCTATAAGCTCGCTATCGAAATGGGCGCAGACTTTATCGAACCCGACTTAGTGATGACAAAAGATAAAGTTCTAGTGGCTCGCCACGAAAATGAAATTTCTGAAACTACTAATGTCGCCGAAAAATTTCCTTCTAGAAAAAAAACAAAAACTATTGATGGCCAAGAAATCACAGGTTGGTTCACAGAGGACTTTACTTTAAAGGAACTGAAAACTTTACGAGCTAAAGAACGTCTTGAATTTCGTGATCAATCTTTCAATGGGAAATTTGAAGTTCCCACGTTTGATGAAATCTTAGTTTTTCTTAAAGCCGAAAGTAAAAAACATAAACGCGTGATCGGCGTCTACCCTGAGACCAAACACCCTAGCTACTTTGCCTCTATTGGTTTACCTATGGAAAATGCTGTCGTGGACGCTTTAAAGAAACATGATCTCAATCATGAAAAATCTGCTGTTTACCTTCAAGCCTTCGAGTTAGACATTTTGAAAAAACTAAAAGATCTGACTCCAGTAAGCTTAGTATTTCTATATGGCTCACCGAAAGAGTCTCCTTACGATTTTATCCTAGCAAAAGATAAACGTACCTTCGCTGATCTGACGAAACCAGCCGCTTTAAAAGAGCTCGCTAAAACTGTCCATGGTATCGGTCCCCATAAAAGCTATATCATTCCTACAAATAGCTTCGGAGAACGCTTAAAGCCAACAACTCTGGTCGCCGATGCCCATGCAGCAGGTCTTGTGGTGCACCCTTACACTTTTAGAAAAGAAGAAATTTTTCTTCCTGCCACGTACAAAGGTGATGCCATAGCTGAATATATCGAATTCTTTCAACAAGGGGTTGATGGAGTTTTTTCAGATTTCACCGATCAAGCCATTCAAGCTAAGAAAGATTTTTTGAAAATAAAGTCATCGGTAAAATCGAATACGAAATCACATAAAAATTTAAATAAGGAGTCGAAATGA